A window of Ciconia boyciana chromosome 9, ASM3463844v1, whole genome shotgun sequence genomic DNA:
AAGCACCAGGCAACATCAAGCTGGGGCAGGCTGCCTGGGGCCACAGGGCAGCCTTAGCCACCTTGCTGGGGTAGGAGTGCTTTTGCAAGCCGGTGCATgatccctgctcaaggggagaggTTTGTTAACACTTAAGTCAGCTCCCTGGCTTGCAGACAGGAGTAGCCCAGAGCATCAGTCCCACTGGGCTGCTAGCACAGAGCACCCAAGCTGGTACATTGGCACGTCTTTGGGAACACAGGGATGGGTTACAGATGGGTTAGCTAGCGTTGGGCAGCTTCTGCACATCAGGTCTGATGGCTTTCTCCCTTTCAGGCATTCCTGTTGCCCACCCCACACAAGCGTGAGCTGCAGATCGACGGGGGACCTGCCCAGCAGTACTGCCGCTTTGCAGAATACCTCCATTGCACTGTTTTCCCAGAGTTTGTGAGTGCTCCTTCCCTATTTATCTCCTTCAGGGTCACAGCCAAGCATTGCTCTCACACCTTCTGCCAAGGTACAGCAGGGGCTGgctccagggcagggcagaCAAGAGCTGAGGGGGACCCCAGAGCAGGCAGTGTCCTCACCAACAGGCACAGCCCCCTGGGGCCTGAACATGAAGGGGCAGATAACAGGATCCATCAGCAGTCCCAGACACAAGAAGTGAAGAACCAGCTCCAGGGTCCATCCAGGAAACAAAAGGAGACAGGGCCAGAGACATGGCTACAACACAGCTCTAAAGTCCATCCAGGGCTGGAGACAAGCTGCAATATCCATCTGAGGGGTCTATCTAGGAGCTGAGCTACCTACAGCAGAGGTCCAAGGTCCACCCAGAGAACCAAGGCAGAAACCAACTCACCCACAACAATGCTCAACTAGCAAATGAAGGGCTACTTAAATGGGCTTAAATAGGCTGTGGGCAGGGGTACGGGTGGaggccccaggtgaggctggtctGGGCCATTAAAGACTATTTGTGCCTTCAGGGCCCTGACATGTTCATGGCCAGccatgcaggcagggctgcagcggAGCACAGGATGGTGGGAAACCAGACGTACTGTTTATTTGACTCACACCAGGTGTTTGCTACCAAACCTCAGTCCAACCTACCCACCCCTTGTGGGCATCCGTACTCGCCTTTGGCAGCCCAAGAGCCCCCCATCTGTCTCCTTCCACTGCCCTTTCTTGTTCTCCAGGGCTCCCTCTTGAGTGGTGGCTGCCACCATGGATGCAGTCAGGGAGGTTTTCTGAGCAGTGAAGAGTGTGGCAGGGCAGCCTGAACCCCACACCTGGATGCTGGCATCCCCAGGGAGTGCCAGCATGGGGAGGGAGGGTAGCTACGTGGGATAACCACACAGACCCTGGGCTGAGGGCCTCCATCAAACCAGGACACTATGACCTGCATGGGACAgtcactgcagcagcaccccTCTTGGCCCACGGGACCTTGCACGTGAGGGTCCTACCCAGTCATTTGCATGGAGCACAAGTTTTGAATCATGGCATGCATGACTGCTCTCTACCAAGGGTTTGCTTTGGTTGGCATCCTATGTGCCTTCAGGGAAGGATGCCTCAGATGCTCCCCACTCCACACAAGCCCTTCAACAGGTCCCCAAGCCTTTTCTCCTGTGTAAGACAGTGCCCCATGCAGACAGCTGGGCCTGTCTTGGAGGCTCACATGGAGATTTGGGTTCTCTTGCCCCACAGAAGCGACGGCTAGACAGGCTGGTctgccagcccctctgcagcctcTCAGACATGCTGGTGGGGCCACAACAGCTGGTCAAGAAGCGCCTGGACAAGCTGCTGGACTATGAGGAGATCCAGGAGCGGAAGAGCGAGATGGGCAGCGTGACATATGACGAGGAGGCAGCCATGAACACCTACCTTGCCATCAATGCCCTGCTTGTGGCCGAGCTCCCGCGGTTCAACCGGGcggctctgcagctcctggggcagATACTGTGCTCCTTCAGTGCCCTGCAACGGGACTTGGCTGCCCAGGTCCTGcaccaggcagaaaaggagctAGAGCAGGTGAGAGTGACACCTTGGTGTGTGTGCCCAAACCGGCGCACATGCTGAGCCAGACCTGCCTTCTTCAGGCTTGGGACATCACTTGGATGTCAAGGCACTGAAGGTTTGCTGTAGCCCAAGCCTGCCCTTGCAGACACACAGCTCCCTGTCTAGCATTTGTAAGTGATCTCTCCTCCCCTTTGGCTGGGAAAAGCCAAATTGTCTCTTCTTCACTGCCAGGAACcatcctgctttctctttgagGACACCACTGGTAATTTATTGATGTGGTGCCTGAGAGATCAGTGTTAACTCTGAGCTCCCGAGAACTCTGTGCTGGGAAGGCAAGGAGAAGAAGGACAGCTCCTGGCCTGAGGAACGAGCATCCCTCGAACCTCCATCCCCTGGGAGATATGTCCCAAGACTCCTCACTGTACAGCACTCCCTGAGCCTGACGTTTGCAAACATGGTGGGTCAGGCCAGTCCAGAGCCCTGTGGTAGACCCATGACCAAGATGAGAACAAGATGCAGCTGCATGGAGGTATCTTCTCAGGCACTGCTTGTACGTACCTAGTCATGATGGTGGATTCCCCTTGCTCAGTCTGGGATGCTTACGCTGCAGACATCTACCCTGGAGCTACATCCACCTGTCTCCCTTTTTAGTCAGGTGGGACAGACTGTGGGCTTGGGGCAGGACAGCAGGACTCAGGGACTGCTGTGGTGGGCTGAGTACAGCCCAAGAGCCCCTCGTGTgactgccctgcccagggcaggtgGCTCAAagccacagagcagcagctctccttGCCAAAGGGAACCACATCCTAGATGCAAGGTGCGTCTTTAGTGACAAGGTCTGTTCTCTTGTTTTCTcacctcttttcttcctgctccttttcttttggccCTACCCAcagctcttcccctccccagggccctCTCTGATCTCAGGGTCTGTCTTCACAGATGCCCCATGGCTGCATGCCTCTGCCCAGTTTCTGGAAGATGGTGGAAGACACCTTGCAACAGTCTGGCACTCAGCTCCGTACCTTCTGCCAGACATTTGAGACGGTCACGCCAAGCCCTGTGGCACAGGTAGGAGCTGGAAAGGGGGTGTCTCATGCCAGCTAGATGAAGAAGTAGGACTGTGGCTTCCCAGTGCAGAACATCTCCTTGGGGGGGGAGGTTGGCTCAGAAAGTGGCACGGGGGGTTGCCACAGCCACAGTATCTCCCCCAAGCCCGTgacagcagctggctgggaaTAACCAGGGATGAAACAGTCTCAGCTCTTCTGGTTCTGGACACTTGTCTCCAAACCATGAGGGAGAGCAGATAGTGTGATGAGTTTCTCCTCTAACCTCTCACTGGGGTGTGATCCTGCAGAACGGAGAGCACATGTACACGGAGGGCCTCAGTCTCCTGCCTGTCTCATCAAGTGCTCCTGTGTCTCTTGCTCTCCACCAGCCTCTGAACCCTGCCGAGGAGCGGAAGGTCCTTTCCCTTGTGAGCAAGCATGGCCCAGACAAACTTTACCAAGTGACAAGCAACATCAGTGGCAGCAAAGACTTGGACCTGACCTTGCAAAGGGGACAGATTGTAGCTCTGCTGCAAAATGTGGACACTAAGGGGAACACAAGCAGATGGCTAGTGGATGCTGGAGGTACTGTGAGCGCTATGGGGAGCCTCTCCCTGCCTCGGCACCAGGGTCAGAAACCAAACCTGAACCACTTCCTCATCTTGGATGAAACAGCGGGCCATTGCCTCCTGGGTCCTCCCTTCCAGGGTTTGCTCAGTCCAAACCCACCTCTGCTTTGCCAGCTGCACCCGTAGCCATTAGCTGTGAAGTTCAGGTTTCCCCATGAGGGAGCACTCATGGCTCATCATGGCTGGGAAAGGAGAATCCCATGCACACAGAAACATCTTGAAACCCCTTCTTGGGGGGTTTTGCTGCTGGATATCCCCTAGTGATGGACCAGTTTGAACAGGGCTGCTGTGCCATGCCAGGCAACAGCCAAGTTGTCATTCCTCTCTCCTCCAACCAGTCCTATATGTGCCAGGCACATGGGGCCCCAtgacctctgtgtgtgtgcgtgtccTCCAGGTCCCCGAGGGTTTGTGCCTGCTGGAAAACTCCAGCCCTATTGCCCGGTACAAAGCCAGCAGCCCGGGATGCAGATGCCAGCcctggaaagcagcacagagagaaGGCGACATTCGTATGCATCACCTGAAGCTCCCAGGCCCCAGGTGGCCACCTTCACCCCAGCTTTCCAGGTGAGAGTGGGGGACACCCTCCAGGGCCATTCCTAGCAACCCCACCAGCTCCATGCTAGTCCCTGTGTGTGCAGCATGTGGGTGGGAAGGTGGACCTGCTTTTCCAGCACACACATGGTCATACGTGTGCAGCCATGTGCCTAGCAGGGGAGTCACAGCCCCTGGCCGAGTGCCCTGTGAGGCTGGTGTCTGCCTTGCTGGGACCTGGGGTGGACAGAGCAAGAGAACTGTGCTTGGTGAGGTCCCCAGTGTCCCTCCATCGATGGCAGTACTGCGCTGCCCTCTTGGAAACAGCCTCCATGTCCCCTCTTGGTCCTGCCCTGCCATGTAGGTCCTTTCCCCCTTTGATTCTTATGTCCAGCAAGggcttcctccctccttcccctgccttttgTAGGTGGTCGCCGGCTTCTCCTTCACAGCCAGGAGTCCGCAGGAGGTGAGCCTCCAGGCAGGGCAGCCCGTCGTGGTGCTGGAGCCGCACGACAAGAAGGGGAGCAAGGAGTGGAGCCTGGTGGATGTGAATGGCCAGAGGGGCTACGTGCCCTCCAGCTACCTGGTGACTGTTCCTGTGCAGGGGCCCCTGGGCTGGAGCTTGCCTGTGTGAGCACAGCCAGCCTGGCATCCAAGGGCACAGGCTTCGTCAGATGAGAGCTGTCCGCTTGGCACCCAAGGACTTGTCATGGGAGATGCTGGAGGGGGTTGGCTGTGGTGGCCCCAGGCTGGGGAGGCGGTGGGAAGCAGCTGGCAGAATACGGCCCGGGGGATGTGGGTGCGAGGGACAGCAGTCGGGAGGCATGTTTTGATGGGTAGCGTGAGGGTGCCGCGTCCCATATGTGTTTGCGCAAAGGAAAGGAGCATGAGGGAGTGAGGGCAGGTGGCTGCAGTTTTCCAGGGATTTGCTGAAATCCATGTCAGTGACAAAAGTGTCCCTAGGGGTGACGAGACAGCATTGTCCCCAATTAGATCAAGACCAAGCTGCAAAGggtgcagtgctgcagagggggTCTTCAGCCTGGCACAGAGCATCTGGGGCTCTTGGGAAAATCGCTGGTTTGAGTGCAGAGACCgaggcagagcagccccggAGACACAGCTCTCTGCTCCTCACTGGGATGTCACATGGGCCTGGGTGCCCACCCTGATGTGCCATCGTGGTCCCTTCGGCAGCACAGCCTTCATGTCCTGCTAAAGGGCACAGCAACGCCAGCCTGCGCCTGGCCACACCATCAGCGAtgggagggtgctgggctgAGTACCGTGGCCGGggtcctccccagccctcctggccACCGAGCACCACTGCTGGCCTTAGTTTCCCCCTGCAGCACAGTGGGGCTGATGCTACTGACCCCTTTGAGAGGCATTTTGAGCTCTGGTGATGAGAAGTGCTCTGTACACCACCGATACTATTTTGTGTGACTGATACGCTGACATTATATTATACTGTCTCTCTGTCCCACCCGTGCTGATGGGCTCCCCCCTGCCATGCGCGGGGCCATGCCATGGCAGTGCCCGTGGCAGCCCGGCATGGTGGCAGCATAGCAGCGAGATGGCAGGGCCACCCTGCTCGCTGCACCTGCCGTCCGCCTCCCAGCACGCCTGGGcggaggcactgggagcactggttttggggtgctggcaggCTGTGGAGGGGTTTTGCTGCTGCGGGGGAGTGTGTGTGCCCTTGGCCGGCATGGGGACAGCCCGAGGCGGCAGAGCTGGTGGTGCCGGCATGAGCATGGCTGTGCCGGGGCAGCGGCTGAAAGCAAGCTGTGTGCTGCTTCCCTCCCAGCCAgtgctgctcagggctggggaCGGAGAGCACAGCTCCTGGGACTCTCAGGACACCGTGTCCCCCTTGCTGACCGACACAAATCTCCAGCGGTTTGGCACACACGTGCTCTCTAGAAGCACAGGCCCTGTGGAAGAGTTTTTTGGGAGAACCAACCTGTGTCGGTTGGTCCCTGACCTAAGGCTCAGTCTCGGCGCGGAGAAGGCACTCCCTCCCACCACGGCCTGGGGCGTCacagctctgtgcctcagtttccccatggCTTGCTCTGATGCTGTGCTGTTATGTGATGCCGATGGGGCTCACAGCAGGGAGCCGTGCCCACAGCAGCGCTGACATGGTGTCAGAGGGGAATTCGGGAGCTCCCGGCTGCAGCCCTCAGGGACTGGCACTGTGCTCCCTCCACAGGAGATCTCAGCCCGTGGTGCCACGCTGCCCACCCCTCGCCCACTGTGGGCAGTGGAGCACGGAGGCACCCGCCGGTGCAGCAGCCTGGCGTCGTCCTGGCTGCCCTGGGCACCTGCCACTTCCCGCATCAAAGGTGCAATGGCCCAGCTGGCGAGCGCTGGCATGCCAgtgcctgcaccctgcctggcagggaggcagcacGCTCGGCTGCCCACGGGCTCCCCGCGGGATGTGCGTTGGCGGCACGGAGGCTGGGTGCGGGTTCCCACTGTGCTGCCCTGTGGCCGTGGCTgcgggctgggcagggggtCAGAGGCGGCATGTCCTCACCCAAGCTTGCACCATGTGGGGAGGGACAGGGTAGGTGCCAGGCAGGTGGGACAGGCCCCGGAcactgctctgcttttgctgtgcaCCCCACACGTGGGTCCAGGTGCCTGGTTTGGGGTAGAGCTGCCTGTGGGGCTCACCCTCCTTTGTACCTGCAGGGTCCTGGGGTGTTACCTgcggggaggctggggggctTGCTACCTCCACCCAGGGACCACTGAAAGCCCCGAGCAAATGCTCACCCACATGAAGTCTGGGAGAGGACGGCAGTGCCAGAGCTGGGGACATTGCCTGGGGATGCTCCCAGCCTGGGGAAAGGCTGATGGGCTCCTTGGGGTGGGAaagcgagcaggctgggggcacGAGGGCcgctgggcaggggctgtgtTTCTGAGGCTCGCCTGCCTAGCCCCGGCCCCACAGTGGCAGGGCTCACACCTCCAGCTCGCTGCTGATGGCTCCTCCAGATTTTTCCGTTCCTAATCAAGTCACATCAGGTCGGATTTCCCTCCCGAGCCGCCTTCCTGCCAGCTCAGTGGGGTGCACATGCAATCAGCCCCGTGCCAGTGCAGGCAATGGCAGGAGTCAGTGGCTCAGGCAGGTCCCGCTCCGCAGCCCACAGGTGCCCGGGACCGTTCGGAGGGTGAAAGGTGACAGTGGGACAAGGAGTGCTGagaaactgctgctgcctgtgccctgaTCTGCCCACTGGAAGGAGACCTGGGGTGGGCAGGACTTGATAGGCAGCTTATAAAACCAGTTGGGCTTTCTCCATCCCACTCATCAGGACTCTGGATTTCATGTGCTCTGAGACAAGAGctcccctttctctccctccagccACCGCCAGTGCTGCCTGTGTGCCAGTGCTGGCCCGAAGGAGCTCTTTGCCCGGCCTGCAGCTGGCATGGGGGGTGCAGGCTGTTGCGAGGTGTCCTCGCTGCCTCTCTGGGCCACCACTCTACCCGTCAAATGTCCATCTACCAGTGCTTGCCAGGGCCGACAGTCATGACCGGCAAGGTGGAAACAGCCCATGCACATCCCACCAGGAGACGTACATGAGCCAcacagcagtgctctgcaggaGGCGGCAGCACACTGAGGACACACTGCTTGTGTCAGGCACCAGCTGCCTGCCGCCTGCCAGATAATGCGGTTGTGCTCCAAGCTGGGTGCAGCCAAGGCACCAAGAGGCTCCTTCGTACGGTGCTGAGCCAGCTGGTACCAGCACCCTGCCCAGCAGCGGTGGCACCGGTGCCCTGCCTACACCGAGGTCCTGGTGGCGGCTGGAGCACGCTGTGGACGTCCATGCTAGGAAGAAGGGAATTAGCTTGTGCAGCTCCTTTGGTTTCTGGACCCGAACGGGTGAGCTGGGCTCTGCAGTACCCACCAGTCCTGCTCCCAGCCTCGATGGCCATCGGACCTTCCCCATGGGGTCTATCCCCAGGACATGCCCTCGTACTTGGCTGCAGGACATGGGGTGCTGACATCCCTCACTTCTCCCATGATTTCACTCAAAGTCATTGCACCCGCTGCTGCCCCAAGCTTGGAAGTGCCCCCTTGAAGTAACCGGAGGGTGCAGGGCTCTTCCAGCCTAAACACGGGGGGGGAATAAAGGGCACCAGTGTGCCTTTAAATAGCCCGTCAAGGACAAGCTCTCCCGGGAGGAATGCTCTGGCTGGCCCGGTGGAACGTGCTCGTGGCcaggggcgcgggggggggacaGCCGGGCAGGGACAGCTCCTCGCCAGGAGGTCAGGTCAAGGTTAGGCATTGCCCTGGCCAGGCGCCACTGTGCCGTGGCTCAGCACCccgggagcagggctgtgcaagGGGGAGGGAATCACATGCCAGGTCGGGGTCTT
This region includes:
- the ARHGEF37 gene encoding rho guanine nucleotide exchange factor 37 isoform X2, with the translated sequence MASTGGAEPDAEDAAETKEAIYEEVMPCDRMELSQRLAVEELITTEASYVHNIQLCVSDIRAHLQKKQLPDLDLEGLFSNTDDILHISRRFLKGLEATATQEHEQLLCISALFQEFKEEMETVYKIYCASYDHALLLVESYRKDPRLQEEILETLNATVPHTGASDLSFFLVMPVQRVTKYPLLLRKILENTPTSASAYPALQAAVRAMAQVNANINEYKRRRETEDREYDDLEEKFQCVVSSVAVLKENVASYLGHLEAFLLPTPHKRELQIDGGPAQQYCRFAEYLHCTVFPEFKRRLDRLVCQPLCSLSDMLVGPQQLVKKRLDKLLDYEEIQERKSEMGSVTYDEEAAMNTYLAINALLVAELPRFNRAALQLLGQILCSFSALQRDLAAQVLHQAEKELEQMPHGCMPLPSFWKMVEDTLQQSGTQLRTFCQTFETVTPSPVAQPLNPAEERKVLSLVSKHGPDKLYQVTSNISGSKDLDLTLQRGQIVALLQNVDTKGNTSRWLVDAGGPRGFVPAGKLQPYCPVQSQQPGMQMPALESSTERRRHSYASPEAPRPQVATFTPAFQVVAGFSFTARSPQEVSLQAGQPVVVLEPHDKKGSKEWSLVDVNGQRGYVPSSYLVTVPVQGPLGWSLPV
- the ARHGEF37 gene encoding rho guanine nucleotide exchange factor 37 isoform X1; this encodes MASTGGAEPDAEDAAETKEAIYEEVMPCDRMELSQRLAVEELITTEASYVHNIQLCVSDIRAHLQKKQLPDLDLEGLFSNTDDILHISRRFLKGLEATATQEHEQLLCISALFQEFKEEMETVYKIYCASYDHALLLVESYRKDPRLQEEILETLNATVPHTGASDLSFFLVMPVQRVTKYPLLLRKILENTPTSASAYPALQAAVRAMAQVNANINEYKRRREVATKYNKAEHLTLRDRFARLNTHSIAKKTTRLSRLFMHEAGIVAKTEDREYDDLEEKFQCVVSSVAVLKENVASYLGHLEAFLLPTPHKRELQIDGGPAQQYCRFAEYLHCTVFPEFKRRLDRLVCQPLCSLSDMLVGPQQLVKKRLDKLLDYEEIQERKSEMGSVTYDEEAAMNTYLAINALLVAELPRFNRAALQLLGQILCSFSALQRDLAAQVLHQAEKELEQMPHGCMPLPSFWKMVEDTLQQSGTQLRTFCQTFETVTPSPVAQPLNPAEERKVLSLVSKHGPDKLYQVTSNISGSKDLDLTLQRGQIVALLQNVDTKGNTSRWLVDAGGPRGFVPAGKLQPYCPVQSQQPGMQMPALESSTERRRHSYASPEAPRPQVATFTPAFQVVAGFSFTARSPQEVSLQAGQPVVVLEPHDKKGSKEWSLVDVNGQRGYVPSSYLVTVPVQGPLGWSLPV